In the Leptospiraceae bacterium genome, one interval contains:
- a CDS encoding MBOAT family protein, producing MNFTTPLFFFFLLLVFTLRWAVSFFFKANPEKNLFFSNLILVFFSYYFYMSWDWRFGFLILFTTILDYSAGRLMVEFPLKKKAFLILSVVINLTILGFFKYFNFFLGNVGHLAEMLHLTAHISALEILLPAGISFFTFQSMSYTIDLYRGVISVEKSFLRYALFLSFFPQLVAGPIVSAKDFLPQIRTLHKFSDIQAGKSFYFLLLGFLKKSVFADQISVVSDFVFGYPEQVSGFFTLCGVVSYSIQIYCDFSGYSDIARGAGYALGFELPENFHLPYFSKSLTEFWRRWHISLSSWLKSYLYIPLGGNRISKVFTYRNLFLTMLLGGLWHGASWNFIIWGGLHGFWLGLERMVSESKIGEYRKEIFQKNKYLKIYAGLFYSICIFILVCILWIFFRSKDISTATTLFQNILFWREGIEPSYSMLNIFYLVVIFSFLAHLAGTFWNSEILDIFENLTVFRSFLVSVIIIVGVLLSGNTKPFIYFVF from the coding sequence ATGAACTTTACGACTCCATTATTTTTTTTCTTCCTTTTACTTGTATTTACTTTGAGATGGGCTGTCTCTTTTTTTTTCAAGGCCAACCCTGAAAAAAATCTGTTTTTTTCTAATTTGATCTTAGTCTTTTTTAGCTACTATTTTTATATGAGTTGGGATTGGAGATTTGGATTTTTAATTCTTTTTACTACAATTTTGGACTATTCGGCAGGACGTTTGATGGTGGAGTTCCCACTTAAGAAAAAGGCTTTTCTGATTTTGTCGGTTGTTATAAATTTAACGATTCTTGGATTTTTTAAGTATTTTAACTTTTTCTTGGGAAATGTCGGGCATCTTGCAGAAATGCTGCATCTCACTGCCCATATTTCGGCATTAGAAATACTCCTTCCTGCGGGAATATCTTTTTTTACTTTTCAGTCGATGAGTTATACTATAGATTTATACAGAGGGGTTATTTCTGTTGAGAAGAGTTTTCTACGTTATGCTCTATTTCTATCTTTTTTTCCTCAGTTGGTTGCTGGGCCTATTGTGTCTGCAAAGGATTTTCTGCCTCAGATTCGCACCTTGCATAAATTTTCTGATATTCAAGCAGGCAAATCTTTCTATTTTCTTCTATTGGGTTTTTTAAAAAAATCTGTCTTTGCAGATCAGATTTCTGTCGTATCTGATTTTGTTTTTGGATATCCCGAACAGGTTTCCGGGTTTTTTACTCTTTGTGGGGTTGTCTCTTATTCTATACAAATATATTGCGACTTTAGTGGTTACTCAGATATTGCAAGAGGGGCAGGCTATGCTCTTGGTTTTGAGCTTCCGGAAAATTTTCATCTTCCTTATTTTTCAAAAAGCCTAACAGAGTTTTGGAGAAGATGGCATATATCTCTTTCGTCTTGGTTGAAGTCTTATCTGTATATCCCTCTTGGAGGAAATAGAATTTCTAAAGTATTTACATATAGAAATCTTTTTTTGACAATGCTCCTTGGGGGACTCTGGCATGGGGCAAGTTGGAATTTTATTATCTGGGGAGGCTTGCACGGTTTTTGGTTGGGCTTAGAAAGAATGGTATCGGAGTCAAAAATAGGAGAGTATAGAAAAGAAATTTTTCAAAAGAATAAATATTTAAAAATCTATGCAGGTCTATTTTATTCTATTTGTATTTTTATCTTGGTTTGTATTCTTTGGATTTTTTTCAGATCGAAAGATATAAGTACTGCAACAACCCTATTTCAAAATATTCTTTTTTGGAGAGAGGGAATCGAGCCTTCTTATAGTATGTTAAATATTTTTTATCTTGTGGTGATTTTTTCTTTTTTGGCTCATTTAGCCGGAACTTTTTGGAATTCTGAAATTTTGGATATTTTTGAAAATCTTACTGTATTTCGTTCTTTTCTTGTTTCTGTAATTATTATTGTGGGAGTTTTACTTTCTGGGAATACTAAACCGTTTATTTATTTTGTGTTTTGA
- a CDS encoding 3'-5' exonuclease, with translation MQLQECSLISLDLETNGLSPNNSEILEIGLIEFSKSQILNTFNTYIRPKVIQNLAFSINGITEDMLKKAPTLEEISKDLSSYLLNKPLIIQNAEFDLSFLLKENSIQDGFTNQTPVYCTVQFARKYFPELKSYSLANLRKEFQISDYQKHREGNAHEAIDDCYAAMKVFIECANKGELWKKDYLNIAYHQKNLVTISDYRKKLIST, from the coding sequence ATGCAACTTCAAGAATGCAGCTTAATCTCCTTGGATTTAGAAACAAATGGATTAAGCCCGAACAATTCGGAAATTTTAGAAATCGGTTTAATAGAATTTTCAAAAAGTCAAATTCTGAACACTTTCAATACCTATATTAGACCAAAAGTTATTCAAAATCTAGCCTTCTCTATCAATGGAATAACCGAAGATATGTTGAAGAAAGCACCTACTCTCGAAGAAATTTCTAAAGACCTGTCTTCCTATTTACTAAACAAACCGCTCATTATACAAAATGCAGAATTTGACCTATCCTTCCTACTAAAAGAAAATTCGATTCAAGACGGGTTCACCAACCAAACACCGGTATATTGTACTGTTCAATTTGCCAGAAAATATTTTCCAGAGCTAAAATCTTATTCCCTCGCAAATTTAAGAAAAGAATTTCAGATTTCTGATTACCAAAAACACAGAGAAGGAAACGCACACGAAGCTATAGATGATTGTTACGCTGCAATGAAGGTTTTTATAGAATGCGCAAACAAAGGAGAGTTGTGGAAAAAAGATTACCTAAATATAGCGTACCACCAGAAAAATTTAGTAACTATTTCAGATTATAGAAAAAAACTTATTTCGACTTAG
- a CDS encoding serine/threonine-protein phosphatase: protein MVGELNFEVEMFLSKLSLLEVKSETTGIELTINKKLTRENLYEFLKDDLIFFLQKILSGAKISDSFPDISTIHKDIIQILKELGVYVYYPVGKDFAKTSIIERWYTQLSKTNALTLPKIINFFDIYRNRLYSLTEKCPYEFSDLNKIVRKMLKSENYEISFEEIYSAEHLLRDEILFALLRQIAPNNRLEYLVGKEIIVDLSNQFIKILHQEFSDDLKKDLNEQKIVADEIIKEKETIDTEFKLAKKLQTKTLQKLPETDERIHFSLWYSPLIHVGGDYYSVNQFDTNEYSLFLADISGHGISAAMLLNTVKISFEKYLATYKDRPEKLIRKMNDELYGKIGDNFVTAIYVYINLKKKIIRYCNAGHPKAFLYPLTGSRPKVRFLRQTGKVLGIFQKANFRDEELKLQEKERLIIYTDGISETFNHSKQMFGERGILRAFSNSDSNNGELAIEQMKDNLKIFQGNYPVEDDRCLILCDINNQKFTEK, encoded by the coding sequence ATGGTAGGAGAGCTGAATTTTGAGGTAGAAATGTTTTTATCCAAACTCTCTCTTCTTGAAGTAAAATCAGAGACTACAGGAATCGAGCTAACTATAAATAAAAAACTAACAAGAGAAAATTTATACGAATTTCTCAAAGATGATCTCATATTTTTTCTTCAAAAAATCCTATCAGGAGCAAAAATCAGCGATTCTTTCCCCGATATATCTACAATCCACAAAGATATCATACAAATCCTAAAAGAATTAGGAGTGTATGTATATTACCCTGTAGGGAAGGATTTCGCAAAAACCTCTATTATCGAAAGATGGTACACTCAATTAAGCAAAACCAATGCTTTAACCCTACCTAAAATTATCAATTTTTTTGATATTTATAGAAATAGACTCTATTCTCTTACAGAAAAATGCCCTTACGAATTCAGCGATTTAAACAAAATAGTCCGAAAAATGCTAAAATCCGAGAATTATGAGATTAGTTTTGAAGAAATTTACAGCGCAGAGCACCTTTTAAGAGACGAAATTTTATTTGCTCTTTTACGCCAAATTGCCCCAAACAATAGGTTAGAATACTTGGTCGGAAAAGAAATTATAGTCGATTTATCGAACCAATTTATCAAAATATTGCACCAAGAATTTTCGGACGATTTAAAAAAGGACTTAAATGAACAAAAAATTGTAGCAGATGAAATTATCAAAGAAAAAGAAACTATCGACACCGAATTCAAATTAGCCAAAAAGTTGCAAACGAAAACCCTCCAAAAACTGCCGGAAACTGACGAAAGAATACATTTTTCCTTATGGTATTCGCCACTAATTCACGTGGGAGGAGATTATTACAGCGTAAATCAATTCGACACTAACGAATATTCGCTTTTTTTGGCAGATATTTCAGGGCATGGAATCAGTGCAGCCATGCTCTTAAATACGGTAAAAATTAGCTTTGAAAAGTATTTGGCAACCTATAAGGATAGACCGGAAAAGCTCATCCGAAAAATGAACGATGAGTTGTATGGGAAAATCGGGGATAATTTTGTAACGGCGATCTATGTGTATATAAATCTTAAAAAGAAAATTATTCGCTATTGCAACGCCGGACATCCAAAAGCATTTCTCTATCCGTTGACCGGATCTCGTCCTAAGGTGCGTTTTTTACGACAAACTGGAAAAGTGCTTGGGATTTTTCAAAAAGCTAATTTTAGAGATGAAGAATTGAAACTCCAAGAAAAAGAAAGATTGATAATATATACAGACGGTATATCGGAAACTTTCAATCATAGCAAACAGATGTTTGGAGAAAGAGGAATACTGAGAGCTTTTTCAAACTCTGATTCAAATAATGGAGAATTAGCCATTGAGCAGATGAAAGATAACCTAAAAATATTTCAAGGAAATTATCCGGTAGAAGATGACAGATGCTTAATTTTGTGCGATATAAATAATCAAAAATTTACTGAAAAATAA